A stretch of the Bos indicus isolate NIAB-ARS_2022 breed Sahiwal x Tharparkar chromosome 13, NIAB-ARS_B.indTharparkar_mat_pri_1.0, whole genome shotgun sequence genome encodes the following:
- the HRH3 gene encoding histamine H3 receptor — MERSPPDGPLNASGALAGEAAAAAAGGARGFSAAWTAVLAALMALLIVATVLGNALVMLAFVADSSLRTQNNFFLLNLAISDFLVGAFCIPLYVPYVLTGRWPFGRGLCKLWLVVDYLLCTSSVFNIVLISYDRFLSVTRAVSYRAQQGDTRRAVQKMVLVWVLAFLLYGPAILSWEYLSGGSSIPEGHCYAEFFYNWYFLITASTLEFFTPFLSVTFFNLSIYLNIQRRTRVRLDGVREAATTELPPEAQPSPPPAAPSCWGCWQKGCGEAVPLHRYGVGVSEVTPGPEAGEVALGGGSGGGAAASPTSSSGSSSRGTERPRSLKRGSKPSASSASLEKRMKMVSQSITQRFRLSRDKKVAKSLAVIVSIFGLCWAPYTLLMIIRAACHGHCIPDYWYETSFWLLWANSAVNPVLYPLCHYSFRRAFTKLLCPQKLKIQPHSSLEHCWK, encoded by the exons ATGGAGCGCTCACCGCCCGACGGGCCGCTGAACGCGTCGGGGGCGCTGGCGggcgaggcggcggcggcggcggcgggcggggcgcGCGGCTTCTCCGCCGCCTGGACCGCGGTGTTGGCGGCGCTCATGGCGCTGCTCATCGTGGCCACGGTGCTGGGCAACGCGCTGGTCATGCTCGCCTTCGTGGCGGATTCGAGCCTCCGCACGCAAAACAACTTCTTTCTGCTCAACCTCGCCATCTCCGACTTCCTCGTGG GGGCGTTCTGCATCCCACTGTATGTGCCCTATGTGCTGACCGGTCGCTGGCCCTTCGGCCGGGGCCTCTGCAAGCTGTGGTTGGTGGTGGACTACCTGCTCTGCACCTCCTCTGTCTTCAATATCGTGCTCATCAGCTATGACCGCTTCCTGTCGGTCACCCGAGCC GTCTCTTACCGGGCCCAGCAGGGTGACACGCGGCGGGCGGTGCAGAAGATGGTGCTGGTGTGGGTGCTGGCCTTCCTGCTCTATGGACCCGCCATCCTCAGTTGGGAGTACCTGTCTGGCGGCAGCTCCATCCCCGAGGGCCACTGCTACGCCGAGTTCTTCTACAACTGGTACTTCCTCATCACGGCCTCCACCCTCGAGTTCTTCACCCCTTTCCTCAGTGTCACCTTCTTCAACCTCAGCATCTACCTGAACATCCAGAGGCGCACCCGTGTCCGGCTGGATGGAGTGCGCGAGGCAGCCACCACCGAGCTTCCACCGGAGGCCCAGCCCTCTCCACCGCCTGCCGCACCCAGCTGCTGGGGATGCTGGCAGAAAGGGTGCGGGGAGGCCGTGCCGCTGCACAGGTACGGGGTGGGGGTCAGCGAGGTGACCCCAGGCCCTGAGGCAGGGGAGGTGGCCCTCGGGGGTGGTAGCGGTGGGGGTGCCGCGGCCTCGCCCACCTCCAGCTCCGGCAGCTCCTCAAGGGGCACCGAGAGGCCTCGCTCACTCAAGCGCGGCTCCAAGCCATCCGCGTCCTCAGCGTCCCTCGAGAAGCGCATGAAGATGGTGTCCCAGAGCATCACTCAGCGCTTTCGGCTCTCGCGGGACAAGAAGGTAGCCAAGTCACTGGCCGTCATCGTGAGCATCTTTGGGCTCTGCTGGGCCCCCTACACACTCCTGATGATCATTCGGGCCGCCTGCCATGGCCACTGCATCCCCGACTACTGGTACGAGACGTCCTTCTGGCTGCTGTGGGCCAACTCAGCCGTCAACCCCGTCCTCTACCCGCTGTGCCACTATAGCTTCCGCCGGGCCTTCACCAAGCTGCTCTGCCCCCAGAAGCTCAAGATCCAGCCCCACAGCTCCCTGGAGCACTGCTGGAAGTGA